A segment of the Branchiostoma floridae strain S238N-H82 chromosome 10, Bfl_VNyyK, whole genome shotgun sequence genome:
GGTGGAAGACTCAGGACACGGATTAGGACGAGGGTCTTTTGGCTTAAGACGCGGTGATCGCTTTTTGCTTTTGTTCGTTatgtttgtgggggggggggcgtttggCATAGCTCCTCAAGTGCAGGTGCGCTACAATTGGTATTTAACAAATTGTTACGAGGAAGCCACCCACCTCAAATATTTCTGTAGCTCCCAGTGTAGCGGCCCGTCCCGCAATCTTCTGTAGAATATCCCGCGGAATTAACCCCATAAGACGAAAAACGAACAACGCATCCCAAATCCTTGACAAGCACCAGTGATTGACAATGTGTCTTCTTGCACGTGAAGTCTGATAATTTGATTATCAAactgcagccaatcagcgaagaggaacgCTCAGTAGCTTAGCCATGTTGAATATTAAAGACGTCTGCCATTGGTCATCGTTTAAGGTCTTTTCCTCTGTCATCCAATTAGATAGCGCGTTTTGATTAGCATTAGTATCCCAAATCAAACGtgattggttaaaaaaaaaggtgccGCGATTCTTTGGGATATTTCCATATGAAGCGCATGCATTAGAAACACCTTGCGCGCGTGCTGTCGACATGTCTGACAGTCTGAGTCTCTGAATTTACGAGACGGAAGTTGTTTTATCACTTACGGAAGTTGTTTTGTCACGTGAAGTATTTCTCGCCACATGTCACGTGAGCAGAATGAActtgtaaaaattttgaaaggGAGTATTAAAccttgttttctatttttccgGATAATTATATCGTCCTATACAAGTACTCAATGATTCTCGCTTTTAGTGATTACTGCACAAATATGCGAAGTCATTGCTATCATTTTCGCgtgagtgtttttttttgcgtttgGTTGCTATTTTggtactctccgagcagaggttcggcCCCGTCTATTTATATTTCTAACCAGCGATGGTACAGCTGAAGACCTAGCAAGAGTACAGATTATCAAGTGGATTTTCCACATCGGGTAGACATTGAAATACATCAGGGCTTAAATACAGAGAGCAGAGCAATAGAATAATAACATTGAAGCACTATGCTCATCATAATATCTTGTCGCCCGCTCAAGCACTATGCTGATCAAtagtaaaaatgtaacaacttgCAAGGAGATACAAAGAGGTGTCCTTTCCTTGAGTTTGTATAAACTCAAATCCTGTAAAATCTAACTCATTACTATTATTCACAAGTgcgttttttttccaaatcggtGAAAAAGTCGATGGTACCATCAATACAGCAAGCCTTAACAGTGTCTGTTTAATGTCCTAACTTTCACACAAGTGGTTTATAAGTCATAACTCTGAAAGCAAGATGAATTAACATCCATCTGTACACTATACAAGCATTTGCATGTGTAGTATTATGATATGACCTTGACATTATCTTTCCTACAAGAACGTCAGAAATATATCTTCAGACATAAAGACTAGTAGCTATATGGTAACATGCAGCTTGCTATTCTGTGTAACATTTGATACACGTATACGACTGCAGCGGTCTCGTATGGTCAATAATGCTTtagataagaaagtttttttcagAATTGGTAGACTTATGTTTGTTGTACACGTTCTTCCATGTACAGAAGCATTTGTTCGCCCAATTGGACATGTTTGGAGCGGTCTGGTCCCTGGGCAGAGTATACGTCATGCCCCGGCACTTcctgtgtccgacagaccagtgttctTTCTGTCAGTCACGGCTCTCGGTTAAGGATAGCGGTTAGGACAAGAGTGCAAACGATCAGGAATATATCGATAACAAAACATCCGATTAAAaagcggtttgcatctttcaattaggcactaagagacctttctaatgatatcaagtttgccgggccggaacttgaacccttagCTTGAACCACAGAATAAAGGTATCGACGCCCCTACCCCTGGCTCTCAGCGTATGAACGCGCGTAGGTGCTAGTTAGCGGTTAGTTAATGGGGCCTATACTCGAGAATTTAAACTCTATGCTACAATcacagtcttaagtcatcaccctacccggtgccatgacaggcggtgtttcaaaacaaggagctagcggttgcgcctaaacagggtccgtatactcaagaatatatcggaaaggaagtatccaaacattttgctgttttcatCCTTCAagtccttactaagggacctttccaaccataccaagtttgccaggccgaaacttaaaccctaagttttaatcgcgacattaagtcatcaccttacccggtgccgtgacaggcggtgcgtcaaaaaaagagctagcggttgcgcccaaagaGGGTCCATATATTCAAGAATATCTCaggaaggaagtgtccgaacattttgcggttttcatctttcaattccccactaagtgacctttccaaccataccaagtgtgcccggcctgaacttaaactctaagctacaatcgcagttttaagtcaccaccctacccggtgccaagacaggcggtgtttcaaaaaaaggagctagcggtcgCGCccaaacagggttcgtatactcaagaatatctcgagaagaaagtatccgaacattttgcggttttcatctttcagttTCTCACTAAAGGACacttccaaccataccaagtgtgcccgGCCTGAACTTAAAGCCTAACTTTTAATCGCGTTCTTAAGGTATCATCCCACCCATGGCTTACGGCTATTACGGCTAAGTCTAGCGGTTAGGACACGACTTGAGTCTAcacgatcaagaatatctcgacaaggaagtatcagagtattttgcggttttcatctttcaatttcccactaagtgacctttccaaccataccaagtgtgcccgGCCTGAACTTAAAGCCTAACTTTTAATCGCGTTCTTAAGGTATCATCCCACCCATGGCTTACGGCTATTGCGGCTAAGTCTAGCGGTTAGGACACGACTTGAGTCTAcacgatcaagaatatctcgacaaggaagtatcagaatattttgcggttttcatctttcaatttcccactaagtgacctttccaaccataccaagtgtgcccgGCCTGAACTTAAAGCCTAACTTTTAATCGCGTTCTTAAGGTATCATCCCACCCATGGCTTACGGCTATTATTACGGCTAAGTCTAGCGGTTAGGACACGACTTGAGTCTACACGATCAAGAAtgtctcgacaaggaagtatcagagtattttgcggttttcatctttcaattccccACTAAgtgacctttctaaccataccaagtgtgcccgGCATGAACTTAAAGCCTAACTTTTAATCGCGTTCTTAAGGTATCATCCCACCCATGGCTTACGGCTATTACGGCTAAGTCTAGCGGTTAGGACACGACTTGAGTCTAcacgatcaagaatatctcgacaaggaagtatcagaatattttgcggttttcatcctaCAATTTCCaactaagtgacctttccaaccataccaagtgtgcccggcctgaacttcaagcctaacttttAATCGCGTTCTTAAGGTATCATCCCACCCACAGCTTACGGCTATTACGACTAAGTCTAGCGGTTAGGACACGACTGAGTNNNNNNNNNNNNNNNNNNNNNNNNNNNNNNNNNNNNNNNNNNNNNNNNNNNNNNNNNNNNNNNNNNNNNNNNNNNNNNNNNNNNNNNNNNNNNNNNNNNNGGtgatgattcaattactctgagcacgtgatttggagacacgtgactcgagtaacgaatcatagatGCCTGGCAGGCGATATCGACCCCCGTCTTTGTTCAGTGTCGGCTGGTGTTTCTGTAACTATATTTgtaaatcaatcaaatcaaatcaaatcaaaccataacgttatatatgtgaATGTGTGCAAGACGTTTGTTAGgctaaaccatgtgaaggtacACATTGTCTACTGGCTGTATGAAGCATTCGCCTACCAATTCATTGAGGTATGCTACGGTCCCAATTGAGAACGTGCTCCACCGGGTATAGTCTTTTTCTGGCTAACGTGACCCTAAGTGGCGCCGTGGGCCAAACTACTTCTACCGGGCCATTTTGGGCCATGGCCGGGCCCCTGGATGTTTTGACACCCGCAGataaaatcaacccgggacctGGCGAAAAATAGGCGCCATCCTACCCATGAAAACAGCAAGGTACCCGGAGTATCGGACattccaccgggacaaatttgtggcttcggagcccgaccGGGCTTCTTCAACTCCTACGAGCACCGGTGCGTAGGGGGCGTAACatttcaaatgttacatttagCTTCTAGTCTAACatattcctttcttccttccctaCCTATAGGTACGAGACCGTCAACGTCTGCACGAAAAACAAGCCCGAGTGGTTCTTCTCCATCAACCCCCTGGCCAAGGTGCCCACCCTGCAGCATGACGGCAAAGTCGTGTACGAGTCCCTGGTGTGTAACGAGTACGTGGACCGGGTCTTCCCGGGCAGGAAGCTGTTACCGGAGGAGCCTCTGGAGAAGGCACGGATCGGGATGCTGCAGGCCATCTGGGACGCTAAGGTCAGTAGTGTTCAAAGATGCACAGTGAAgaaaagttgctagggggcgTAAATGTACACCAAaccttccttacatcaaaagctgtGTGGCACCAAGAAATAATAAAGATCACAGCGTCCAAGAAGTNNNNNNNNNNNNNNNNNNNNNNNNNNNNNNNNNNNNNNNNNNNNNNNNNNNNNNNNNNNNNNNNNNNNNNNNNNNNNNNNNNNNNNNNNNNNNNNNNNNNNNNNNNNNNNNNNNNNNNNNNNNNNNNNNNNNNNNNNNNNNNNNNNNNNNNNNNNNNNNNNNNNNNNNNNNNNNNNNNNNNNNNNNNNNNNNNNNNNNNNNNNNNNNNNNNNNNNNNNNNNNNNNNNNNNNNNNNNNNNNNNNNNNNNNNNNNNNNNNNNNNNNNNNNNNNNNNNNNNNNNNNNNNNNNNNNNNNNNNNNNNNNNNNNNNNNNNNNNNNNNNNNNNNNNNNNNNNNNNNNNNNNNNNNNNNNNNNNNNNNNNNNNNNNNNNNNNNNNNNNNNNNNNNGCGAAGACGGCGTTGGCTGAGGATGGAATAGATACTCTGCATTTTTACTTGTTCAAGGATGACACGGTTTGGTACCTTGTCTCTCCAGGTGAGTCCTAAGATGCGTCGGAGACACCGCATATGAAAGGCGTTTAATCGGCGTTCTTGTCTTACGTATGTGTTCCACGCCTCACTCCCGTACAGTAGGACACTCAGTACGCAAGCTCGGTATACTTGTACTTTTGTATGCAGTGACAGATCTCTGTTCTCCCAGACCCTCTGAGTCAGTCGAGCCATTGTAGTGTTGGCCTTTCCGATACGTTTGTCAAGTTCGGCGTCCAGCGACAGTGTGTTGGTGACTGTAGAGCCAAGGTAAGTAAAGCTGTCCACATTTTTTAAGAGTACATTGTCCATAGTGATGGCTGGGGGAGTGCTGACCCCTTGTGCACAGACGCAGGTTTTCTCCAAACTCACGGTGAGTCCAAACAGCTTACATGCAGTACCAAAACAGTCGCTCAGTCTCTGAAGAGCCGCCACTGTGTGGGCCGCGAGTGCTGCATCGTCTGCAAAAAGCATCTCTCTGAGGAGTACTGTCCTCACCTTTGTCTTGGAACGAAGCCGTGCGAGGTTAAACAGCTTCCCGTCAGACCTTGTATGTAGATAAACTCCATCTGTGGATGCGTCAAAGGCTTGCGACAACAGAATGGAGAAGAAAATCCCAAAGAGTGTCGGTGCTAGCACACACCCCTGCTTTACGCCGCTCTTTATGGAGAAAGAGTCTGAACAGGATCCATCGAACAATACAGTCCCTTTCATGTCGGTGTGAAAAGAAACCACCATGCTACTCAGTTTTGGTGGGCAGCCGATCTTCTTGAGAAGTTCAAACAAGCCTTTCCTGCTCACTAAATCGAAGGCTTTAGTGAGGTCAATGAACAGCATGTATAGGGGTTGGCCCTGTTCCCTGCTCTTTTCCTGCAATTGACGAAGGGAGAAGATCATGTCAGTTGTTGATCTTCCTGCCCTAAATCCACATTGTGATTCCGGGTACACACGATCAGCCAGGGTTTTCAGTCTGTTGAGAAGGATCCTAGCATACACTTTTCCGACAATGTTTAGGAGTGATATGCCTCTATAGTTATTACAGTCCCCTCGATCACCCTTGTTTTTATACAGTGTTACAATAGTGGCATCCCGCATATCTTGGGGGACAGCCCCCTCCTCCCAGCAGAGACAGAGTAACTCGTACAGTGGCTGGATGAGGGCTGGTTTCCCTTGCCTGATGGCTTCGGGTGGAATGTTGTCACTGCCTGGTGCTTTCCCACATGGGAGAGAGTCAATAGCTTTGCTAAGTTCTTCAACAGTTGGCAGTTCATCCAGTTCCTCCATGATGGGAAGATCCTCCATACTGTTCAGGACAGTGTCNNNNNNNNNNNNNNNNNNNNNNNNNNNNNNNNNNNNNNNNNNNNNNNNNNNNNNNNNNNNNNNNNNNNNNNNNNNNNNNNNNNNNNNNNNNNNNNNNNNNNNNNNNNNNNNNNNNNNNNNNNNNNNNNNNNNNNNNNNNNNNNNNNNNNNNNNNNNNNNNNNNNNNNNNNNNNNNNNNNNNNNNNNNNNNNNNNNNNNNNNNNNNNNNNNNNNNNNNNNNNNNNNNNNNNNNNNNNNNNNNNNNNNNNNNNNNNNNNNNNNNNNNNNNNNNNNNN
Coding sequences within it:
- the LOC118424311 gene encoding glutathione S-transferase omega-1-like; translated protein: MGGVTGFPSVGLVSRFSFVKTELNWSPNASAFSLGSESNIFLSSFPTYRYETVNVCTKNKPEWFFSINPLAKVPTLQHDGKVVYESLVCNEYVDRVFPGRKLLPEEPLEKARIGMLQAIWDAKVSSVQRCTVKKSC